A window of the Lactuca sativa cultivar Salinas chromosome 7, Lsat_Salinas_v11, whole genome shotgun sequence genome harbors these coding sequences:
- the LOC111921528 gene encoding uncharacterized protein LOC111921528 yields MGKSGSSSKKKYSKKKSLKVSSEARRKKRSRRNKSKKLSRHDDSYTSYSDDDSTSSSLISSSSSEGEYKSRKSRSRTRNEVKGSKKRSRRRSSSEDSSNDSLPVKKRRRSKKKPDSDKKNKKKIKKKKKSRRDGYISDSASCSTCGDEDSSSDEDTNTIKGKNGNRKNRNRQMRSSSPYKDDDDDNIENVTMENNPRRLKSVITIATQPENEEGDDMKRYDEVKEEMVYDYDHDYDYPSCKSNDSNDGETKKELVDNNNISVMNKEKDNLESGVDDLESILRQKALENLSRFRGGIQTKTVVDPVIDNKEKNVVENPVSQPVIQRSRFTWRRDEHEKTDTTYSGPDSSGSQPKLQSTDLSSTERVENIMNTHENVEVNKSTDGVETPSSASGSNEASQFEKKTMSVMRGGEMVQVSYKVYIPNRAPALARRQLKR; encoded by the exons ATGGGGAAGAGTGGTTCGTCCTCCAAGAAAAAATACTCGAAGAAAAAAAGTCTGAAGGTCTCCTCCGAG GCTCGTAGAAAAAAGAGAAGTAGAAGAAATAAATCCAAGAAGCTTAGTCGACATGATGATTCTTACACTTCTTATTCTGATGATGATTCAACCAGTTCATCACTAATTTCATCTTCCAGTTCAGAGGGCGAATATAAAAGTAGAAAATCACGCTCTCGCACAAGAAATGAAGTAAAGGGTAGCAAGAAACGAAGCAGAAGAAGATCTTCTAGTGAAGATAGCTCCAATGATTCACTCCCtgtgaagaagagaagaagatccAAGAAAAAACCCGATTCtgataaaaagaacaaaaagaagatcaagaagaagaagaagtcaaGAAGAGATGGTTATATTAGTGATTCTGCAAGCTGCTCCACTTGTGGAGATGAAGACAGTAGTAGTGATGAAGATACAAATACAATCAAGGGTAAAAACGGAAATCGGAAGAATAGGAATAGACAAATGAGATCTTCTTCACCTTacaaagatgatgatgatgataacatTGAGAATGTAACAATGGAAAACAACCCGAGGCGATTAAAATCTGTTATCACCATTGCAACACAACCAGAGAATGAAGAAGGAGATGATATGAAAAGGTATGATGAGGTTAAAGAAGAGATGGTGTATGATTATGATCATGATTATGATTACCCTTCTTGTAAAAGCAACGATAGTAATGATGGTGAAACAAAGAAAGAATTAGTTGATAACAACAACATATCTGTGATGAATAAAGAAAAAGATAATCTTGAATCAGGTGTTGATGATTTGGAGTCAATTTTGAGACAAAAAGCTTTAGAAAACCTAAGTAGATTCAGAGGTGGGATTCAAACTAAAACAGTAGTAGATCCCGTTATTGataataaagaaaaaaatgttGTTGAAAATCCTGTGTCACAACCAGTTATCCAGAGGAGTAGGTTTACATGGAGGAGAGATGAACATGAAAAGACTGATACTACTTACAGTGGACCAGACTCCAGTGGATCACAACCAAAATTACAGAGTACAGATTTATCTTCTACTGAAAGGGTAGAAAATATAATGAATACCCATGAAAATGTTGAGGTCAACAAGTCAACTGATGGAGTTGAAACACCATCTTCTGCTTCTGGTTCTAATGAGGCTTCACAGTTTGAGAAAAAGACAATGTCTGTGATGAGGGGTGGTGAAATGGTGCAA GTAAGCTACAAGGTTTATATTCCCAACAGAGCTCCTGCTCTTGCTAGGAGGCAACTGAAGAGGTGA
- the LOC111921530 gene encoding uncharacterized protein LOC111921530, whose amino-acid sequence MSLYSRTNMSMLLSSFRSHFFKQLACTSFSSIRGTATLASGSSSILFGSTKDYPSKKLTDFLNSSSVPAAFSTSSSNSESPTTGSYLSVDIQCRQDVADMLSEALLCFGATSTTMVEPDTCNSNDEVSIGSIFLVSQDVHQSITFAANSIGLKETPVYKVTTGYQSDWIENSRESFHPIEVTEGVWIIPEWITPPDLQATMITLNPGLAFGTGDHPTTKLCLWLLHDLIKGGETVLDYGTGSGILAIAALKFGAAKSVGFDIDPQAITAAHYNAVLNNIGPKKLELRLVPSNPNDTGSSREEWNWAMKSEEDIDGNGIIYEKEKYDVVIGNILLNPLLDLADEIVSYAKPGGVVGLSGIILEQVSTVVDRYSNLLEGVTVSKIDDWACIRGTKRNA is encoded by the exons atgtctctgtaTTCGCGCACAAACATGTCAATGCTGCTGAGTTCTTTTCGTAGTCATTTCTTCAAACAGTTGGCGTGCACTTCCTTCTCGTCGATTCGTGGCACAGCAACTCTCGCTTCTGGTTCCAGTTCTATATTATTTGGTTCCACCAAAGATTACCCATCAAAAAAGTTGACAGATTTCTTGAATTCGAGTTCAGTTCCTGCAGCATTCTCTACATCTTCTTCTAATTCTGAAAGTCCGACAACTGGTTCGTACCTCTCTGTCGACATACAATGTCGTCAAGATGTTGCG GATATGCTTTCGGAAGCTCTTTTATGTTTTGGTGCTACTTCCACAACCATGGTTGAACCAGACACCTGCAACTCTAATGACGAG GTTTCCATTGGTTCGATCTTCTTGGTATCTCAAGACGTCCATCAAAGTATCACATTCGCAGCTAATTCAATTGGCTTGAAAGAAACACCCGTTTACAAAGTCACCACAGGCTACCAATCCGATTGGATCGAAAATTCTCGA GAATCATTCCATCCCATTGAAGTTACAGAAGGAGTTTGGATTATACCCGAGTGGATAACACCCCCAGATCTTCAAGCTACGATGATAACTCTAAACCCTGGCCTAGCATTTGGAACAGGAGATCACCCTACTACAAAATTATGTCTATGGCTATTACATGATTTAATCAAAGGGGGAGAAACAGTTCTTGATTATGGCACAGGTTCTGGGATTCTTGCAATTGCAGCATTAAAG TTTGGTGCAGCGAAATCAGTTGGATTTGATATAGATCCTCAAGCAATAACAGCCGCACATTATAACGCTGTTCTGAACAACATAGGACCCAAGAAATTGGAATTGCGGCTTGTTCCTAGTAACCCTAACGACACCGGTTCTTCAAGAGAGGAATGGAATTGGGCTATGAAGAGCGAAGAGGATATAGATGGGAATGGAATCATATATGAGAAAGAGAAATACGATGTTGTTATTGGCAACATTCTTTTGAACCCTTTGTTAGATTTGGCAGATGAGATTGTTTCTTATGCGAAGCCTGGTGGTGTGGTTGGTCTTTCTGGGATTATCTTGGAGCAGGTATCAACTGTTGTAGATCGATACTCGAATCTTCTAGAAGGTGTCACTGTCTCAAAGATTGATGACTGGGCTTGCATACGTGGCACAAAGAGAAATGCTTAG
- the LOC111921527 gene encoding LOW QUALITY PROTEIN: uncharacterized protein LOC111921527 (The sequence of the model RefSeq protein was modified relative to this genomic sequence to represent the inferred CDS: inserted 1 base in 1 codon), with translation MEDAAALIEASGSRFSNIELIGRGSFGDVYKGFDKENNKEVAIKVIDLEESEDEIEDIQKEIAVLQQCRSPYITEYYGSYLHKTKLWIIMEYMAGGSVADLIQPNQPLDEMSISCILRDLLLAIEYLHNEGKIHRDIKAANILLNESGDVKVADFGVSAQLTRTISRRKTFVGTPFWMAPEVIQNSEGYNEKADIWSLGITAIXPLADLHPMRVLFIIPRESPPQLDEHFSRPMKEFVSLCLKKSPSERPSAKELLKHRFIRNARKTSKLLERIRERPKFKIKEDDDDDDDLPGGTTVLREGSDTFNMTRISRVDDTVRVRNDGWDFSTSSSTNTGTVRSSVRPPQNKDRKSDTSSTQKKLQVFTGKAAGDEEDMSPVGGTGTVVIRSAGAQRSSFSGDQNTMSNMLTSLDDASTSGTVVYRGSHHEDSDTPRTPKSKLGIQERSSVASPENSAINLAEAKAALQGGGMRKGKSRGLTKVKKDVHDARKPLTKEEERLRVSATSASATLSTLIIPSLKEAVSDDLEASIVHNVINSLMDMEYTKPGSCEFLVTRLLHRLASSKEPSLKNVQEVATRGFSKGKKVTEQPENVNQEDDSKNKQQKNEAQPNGNLGPLARFLLSRWQGHSP, from the exons ATGGAAGATGCAGCAGCTCTAATTGAGGCCTCGGGATCTCGGTTTAGTAATATTGAACTCATTGGAAGGGGATCGTTTGGAGACGTTTATAAAGG GTTTGACAAAGAGAACAACAAAGAGGTTGCTATTAAAGTTATTGATTTGGAAGAATC AGAGGATGAAATTGAGGACATCCAAAAG GAAATAGCAGTTTTACAACAATGTCGATCTCCATATATAACTGAATACTATGGTTCTTATCTTCACAAAACTAAACTATGGATCATAATGGAATACATGGCTGGTGGCTCTGTTGCTGATCTA ATTCAACCTAATCAACCTTTGGATGAAATGTCCATATCTTGCATCTTACGTGACTTGCTTCTTGCAATTGAATATCTCCACAATGAAGGAAAGATCCACAGAGACATAAAAG CTGCAAACATTTTGTTGAACGAAAGTGGTGATGTTAAG GTGGCTGACTTTGGGGTGTCTGCACAACTTACAAGAACAATTTCTAGAAGAAAG ACATTTGTAGGAACACCATTTTGGATGGCACCAGAAGTAATCCAAAATTCAGAAGGATACAATGAGAAg GCAGATATTTGGTCTTTAGGAATAACAGCAA CTCCATTAGCAGATCTTCATCCAATGAGAGTGCTTTTCATTATACCTAGAGAAAGTCCACCTCAG TTAGACGAGCATTTTTCGCGTCCTATGAAAGAATTTGTCTCATTATGTTTAAAGAAATCGCCTTCTGAA AGGCCAAGTGCTAAAGAACTCCTGAAGCACCGATTCATTAGGAATGCTAGAAAGACTTCAAAACTCCTTGAAAGAATCAG AGAACGACCAAAGTTCAAAATcaaggaagatgatgatgatgatgatgatttgcCAGGTGGCACAACAGTTTTAAGGGAAGGATCTGACACGTTTAACATGACAAGGATTTCAAGAGTTGATGACACTGTTCGAGTCAG AAATGACGGCTGGGATTTCAGCACAAGCAGCTCCACAAATACAGGGACAGTTAGAAGCTCTGTAAGACCACCTCAAAATAAAGATAGAAAATCAGACACCTCTTCAACTCAAAAGAAACTACAAGTGTTCACCGGAAAAGCCGCCGGAGATGAAGAAGATATGTCTCCGGTGGGCGGCACCGGAACGGTGGTTATCCGGTCTGCGGGAGCACAAAGATCTTCATTTTCCGGCGATCAGAACACCATG TCAAACATGTTGACTTCACTAGACGATGCTTCCACTAGTGGGACCGTTGTATACCGTGGGTCCCACCATGAAGATTCAGATACTCCCCGGACTCCAAAGTCAAAATTGGGAATTCAAGAACGATCTTCTGTAGCTTCACCTGAAAATAGTGCCATAAATCTTgcagag GCAAAAGCTGCACTTCAAGGAGGGGGGATGAGGAAAGgaaagtcaagaggtttgaccaAGGTCAAAAAAGATGTTCATGATGCAAGAAAACCGTTGACTAAAGAAGAAGAGAGACTTAGAGTATCTGCCACGTCAGCATCTGCTACACTATCCACTCTGATAATCCCATCTTTGAAAGAG GCTGTTTCTGATGATTTAGAGGCTTCAATTGTGCATAATGTTATAAATTCTTTGATGGATATGGAATACACAAAACCtggttcttgtgagtttcttgtTACAAGGTTGCTTCATCGGTTAGCAAG CTCAAAGGAACCATCTTTGAAAAATGTGCAAGAAGTGGCGACACGTGGGTTTTCCAAGGGTAAAAAGGTCACAGAACAACCGGAGAATGTGAATCAAGAAGACGATAGTAAAAATAAGCAACAGAAAAATGAGGCTCAACCTAATGGAAACTTGGGCCCACTTGCGAGGTTCTTGCTTTCAAG ATGGCAGGGACATAGTCCTTAA
- the LOC111921526 gene encoding probable protein phosphatase 2C 39, translated as MTKNQSPEAEASVGCKMQEKRDLSSATVETGKGRSRINKKITHGYHSVEGKHPHPMEDYVFAQFKQVDGNELGLFAVFDGHLSQEVPDYLRSHLFDNIINQHDFWTEPEEAIRRAYEFTDSTIINKAIKKRKGGSTAVTAILINCEKLVVANVGDSRAVLCRDGVAKQLSVDHEPNKERKVIEEKGGFVTEYPGDCARVDGSLAMTRSFGDRRLKEHISSEPDVLVEIVDDDTEFLILASDGVWKVMSNQEAVDCVKDTEDPRSAAKKIIKEAVEKKSRIDISCIVVRFQ; from the exons ATGACCAAAAATCAATCACCAGAAGCTGAAGCTTCCGTCGGATGTAAGATGCAG GAAAAACGTGATCTGAGTTCAGCTACAGTTGAAACCGGAAAAGGGAGGAGCAGGATAAACAAGAAGATAACCCATGGATACCATTCCGTTGAGGGCAAACATCCGCATCCGATGGAGGATTATGTTTTTGCACAATTTAAGCAAGTCGACGGCAACGAGCTTGGATTGTTTGCTGTATTCGACGGCCATTTGAGCCAGGAAGTTCCAGATTATCTCCGGTCACATCTCTTCGACAATATCATAAACCAG CATGACTTTTGGACTGAGCCGGAAGAAGCGATTAGGCGAGCGTATGAATTCACAGACTCCACGATTATCAATAAAGCGATCAAGAAGCGTAAAGGAGGTTCAACAGCTGTTACAGCTATCCTGATAAACTGCGAGAAGTTGGTGGTGGCAAACGTCGGTGACTCGCGGGCGGTTTTATGCCGCGACGGTGTAGCAAAACAGTTGTCCGTCGACCACGAGCCTAACAAGGAGCGGAAGGTCATTGAAGAAAAAGGGGGTTTCGTAACTGAATACCCAG GGGATTGTGCGCGAGTTGATGGGAGCTTGGCGATGACGAGGTCGTTTGGTGACCGGAGGTTGAAGGAGCATATAAGTTCAGAACCAGATGTGTTGGTGGAGATTGTGGATGATGATACTGAGTTTTTGATCTTGGCGAGTGATGGTGTTTGGAAGGTGATGTCGAATCAGGAGGCGGTGGATTGCGTGAAGGATACGGAGGACCCTCGATCGGCGGCGAAGAAAATCATCAAGGAGGCGGTTGAGAAGAAGAGCAGGATTGATATTTCTTGCATTGTTGTTAGGTTTCAATGA
- the LOC111921543 gene encoding putative F-box protein At3g16210, translating into MAHGVHNVRFVRIVGSCYGTFFLKINNNLSLWNPSIRHKLSVPKCPQKPDELETFPWAGIGLGFDPIGDDYKIVWISESRKTSFVYAVKTGAWCEIASPTPQFSYVLPEAVFFNGVLHWEVHCDHIKSQDIYLPSYILTFDLSTHVFGMIWLPEPDWCWRTTGLTAIQSSLALISYRMDVDDTWIRVWRDNSWDVVFKLGTDQLPIEGALQLKPQPNINDGDLLLKTFEDGVQVYNPKTRVRSRVVNFNAASYVINFFEYVETLHLLDKSTM; encoded by the exons ATGGCTCAtg GAGTACACAATGTCAGATTTGTCAGAATTGTTGGTTCATGTTATGGAACTTTTTTTTTGAAGATTAATAATAATTTGAGCCTATGGAACCCTTCAATTAGGCACAAACTAAGTGTGCCTAAATGTCCTCAGAAACCCGATGAACTTGAAACATTCCCTTGGGCAGGGATTGGGTTAGGATTCGACCCAATTGGTGATGATTACAAAATTGTGTGGATATCAGAGTCAAGAAAAACTTCATTTGTTTATGCGGTGAAAACGGGCGCTTGGTGTGAGATTGCCTCCCCTACACCTCAGTTTTCTTATGTGTTACCTGAGGCCGTGTTTTTCAATGGAGTGTTGCATTGGGAGGTACATTGTGATCATATCAAATCACAAGACATATACCTTCCTTCTTATATACTGACATTTGATTTGAGCACTCATGTTTTTGGCATGATTTGGTTGCCTGAACCCGATTGGTGTTGGAGAACAACAGGACTAACAGCTATCCAAAGTTCTCTAGCTTTAATTTCTTATCGTATGGATGTTGATGATACTTGGATTCGGGTATGGAGAGATAATTCTTGGGATGTGGTTTTTAAATTAGGAACAGATCAACTTCCAATTGAAGGAGCTTTGCAATTGAAACCACAACCGAACATCAATGATGGTGATTTGTTGCTCAAAACTTTTGAGGACGGAGTCCAAGTTTATAATCCCAAGACGCGGGTGCGATCAAGAGTAGTCAACTTCAATGCTGCTTCTTACGTAATAAACTTTTTTGAGTATGTCGAAACTCTTCATTTGTTAGACAAATCAACCATGTGA